From one Montipora capricornis isolate CH-2021 chromosome 10, ASM3666992v2, whole genome shotgun sequence genomic stretch:
- the LOC138020770 gene encoding uncharacterized protein, translating into MEAARLPTSQLKVFNGDPLDWRTWKAAFETVIEKITVNSNEKILYLLQFLSGPPKKIVEGYQFVQTQDAYTEAKKTLERRFGHPAVVAEAFRKRLENWPRISPRDGIALLDFADFLKTCELAMRSIEDFETLNKHHDNKQSVKVLPSWAHPKWGVRLRDHQLKHGDNKFPPFSEFVRFVTEITDVQCLPVLSSLATNECVKESKPRIYKGKARPRRNGEVSTLATRVKEKQAIPKDGKKVYCHWCGSTSHILDLCQEFMKKPRKEIAQFIIRKGLVVTCPRKISAKVSQAVQNVTSLT; encoded by the coding sequence ATGGAAGCAGCAAGATTGCCAACGTCCCAACTAAAAGTATTCAATGGAGATCCCTTAGACTGGCGAACATGGAAGGCCGCCTTCGAGACAGTGATTGAGAAAATAACTGTGAACTCTAACGAGAAAATCCTGTATCTTCTGCAGTTTCTGTCAGGCCCACCTAAGAAAATCGTCGAAGGTTATCAGTTTGTTCAGACACAAGACGCTTACACAGAAGCGAAAAAGACTCTGGAAAGGCGATTTGGCCATCCCGCTGTAGTTGCAGAAGCATTTCGTAAAAGGCTGGAAAACTGGCCAAGGATTTCCCCTAGAGACGGAATTGCATTACTAGACTTCGCTGACTTCCTCAAGACCTGTGAACTTGCCATGCGATCAATAGAAGACTTTGAAACCCTCAACAAGCACCACGATAACAAGCAGTCAGTGAAGGTGCTCCCAAGCTGGGCACACCCAAAATGGGGAGTGAGATTGAGAGATCATCAGCTGAAGCACGGTGACAATAAGTTTCCTCCTTTCTCCGAGTTTGTGCGTTTCGTTACGGAGATCACAGACGTGCAATGCTTACCAGTTCTCTCCAGTTTGGCCACAAATGAATGTGTAAAAGAATCCAAACCTAGAATCTACAAGGGTAAGGCAAGACCTCGAAGGAATGGTGAAGTCAGTACACTTGCAACAAGAGTTAAGGAGAAACAAGCAATTCCAAAGGATGGAAAGAAAGTATACTGTCACTGGTGTGGTAGTACATCACATATTCTTGACTTGTGCCAAGAGTTTATGAAGAAACCTCGAAAGGAAATAGCTCAGTTTATCATAAGAAAGGGACTTGTGGTCACATGTCCAAGGAAAATAAGTGCGAAAGTGTCCCAAGCTGTGCAAAATGTAACCAGCCTCACCTAA